A window of the Citrus sinensis cultivar Valencia sweet orange chromosome 9, DVS_A1.0, whole genome shotgun sequence genome harbors these coding sequences:
- the LOC102611256 gene encoding dihydrofolate synthetase isoform X3 has translation MKLLKRATQYTTTTFYSPTSRGYFKKFSIGSKSCFFSTSSEEPELMHFMNYLDSLKNFEKSGVPKGAGTDSDDGFDLGRMNRLMDRLGNPHSKFKTVHIAGTKGKGSTAAFLSSILRAEGYSVGCYTSPHIKTIRERMNVGRLNRPVSAKALNCLFHKIKGVLDEAIRLENGCITHFEAGLGGARDATNIISSSGLAASVITTIGEEHTAALGGSLETIAMAKSGIIKYGRPLVLGGPFLPHIEHILRDEASLMCSQVVSAYDAGIRATINGLSMFNDRPCQSCDIIVQAERDLKLSIELLDVKLCMIGNHQLHNALTATCAALCLRDQGWKISDGSVRAGLENTCLVGRTQFLTSKQAELLGLPGATILVDGGDFYSFVAHTKESAKALVDTIQMTFPQARLALVVAMAIDKDHLAFAKEFLSGRKLDSVILTEADVAGGKARVTPASLLRDRWIQASEELGIITVHNGMAEYREMFDDQLVTSLTVLEHKTLLAASKSFALSMKMAYQILRRVENQPGILVVTGSLHIVSSVLASLHELS, from the exons ATGAAACTCTTAAAGCGTGCTACTCAATACACCACCACCACATTCTATTCTCCAACGAGTAGAggatatttcaaaaaattttcaattgggTCCAAAAGTTGCTTCTTTTCTACTTCCTCTGAGGAACCGGAGCTGATGCACTTTATGAATTACCTTGATTCTCTGAAAAACTTCGAAAAATCGGGCGTGCCCAAAGGAGCAGGTACGGATTCGGATGATGGGTTCGATTTAGGTCGTATGAACCGCCTTATGGACCGGCTTGGTAATCCTCACTCTAAGTTCAAG ACCGTTCACATCGCTGGGACCAAGGGAAAAGGATCAACAGCTGCTTTTCTCTCTAGTATTTTACGTGCAGAAGGGTATTCCGTTGGTTGTTATACTAG CCCACATATTAAAACGATCAGAGAGCGCATGAATGTGGGAAGATTGAATCGACCAGTTTCTGCAAAGGCCTTGAATTGTCTTTTCCATAAGATTAAGGGTGTTCTTGATGAGGCAATACGACTTGAAAATGGTTGCATCACTCATTTTGAG GCCGGGTTGGGAGGTGCCCGGGATGCAACAAATATCATTTCTAGCTCTGGACTTGCTGCATCAGTTATAACGACTATAGGTGAGGAACATACGGCAGCACTAGGTGGTTCTTTGGAAACTATTGCTATGGCTAAGTCAGGAATCATCAAATATGGTCGCCCA TTGGTTTTAGGGGGTCCATTTCTTCCACATATTGAGCATATTCTTCGCGATGAAGCATCATTGATGTGTTCTCAGGTGGTATCAGCATATGATGCTGGAATTAGAGCTACCATAAATGGTCTGAGTATGTTCAATGACAGACCCTGTCAATCTTGTGACATAATAGTACAAGCTGAGAGAGACTTGAAGCTG TCCATTGAGTTATTGGATGTAAAGCTGTGCATGATTGGAAATCACCAACTTCACAACGCATTGACTGCAACATGTGCAGCACTCTGCCTCCGTGATCAAG GGTGGAAAATCTCAGATGGGTCGGTCAGGGCGGGTTTAGAGAATACATGCTTGGTTGGAAGAACCCAATTTTTAACATCCAAGCAAGCCGAGTTATTAGGACTACCCGGAGCAACAATACTTGTCGATGGAGGTgacttttattcttttgttg CTCACACGAAAGAATCTGCTAAAGCTTTGGTGGACACAATACAGATGACATTTCCACAGGCAAGATTGGCTCTCGTGGTTGCAATGGCCATTGACAAAGATCATTTAGCATTTGCAAAAGAATTTCTCTCCG GAAGGAAATTAGATTCTGTCATCCTAACAGAAGCTGATGTTGCTGGAGGGAAGGCTCGAGTAACTCCAGCTTCCTTGTTAAGGGATCGTTGGATCCAAGCTTCTGAAGAATTGGGAATCATTACTGTTCACAATGGAATGGCAGAATACCGAGAAATGTTTGATGATCAATTGGTTACATCTCTAACAGTGTTAGAACACAAAACCTTACTGGCTGCTTCAAAGTCGTTTGCACTATCAATGAAGATGGCATATCAGATTCTTAGAAGGGTAGAGAACCAACCAGGTATTCTTGTAGTCACGGGATCTCTACATATCGTCTCATCAGTATTGGCTTCACTTCATGAGTTAAGCTGA
- the LOC102611256 gene encoding dihydrofolate synthetase isoform X2: MKLLKRATQYTTTTFYSPTSRGYFKKFSIGSKSCFFSTSSEEPELMHFMNYLDSLKNFEKSGVPKGAGTDSDDGFDLGRMNRLMDRLGNPHSKFKTVHIAGTKGKGSTAAFLSSILRAEGYSVGCYTSPHIKTIRERMNVGRLNRPVSAKALNCLFHKIKGVLDEAIRLENGCITHFEVLTAMAFALFAQNHVDIAVIEAGLGGARDATNIISSSGLAASVITTIGEEHTAALGGSLETIAMAKSGIIKYGRPLVLGGPFLPHIEHILRDEASLMCSQVVSAYDAGIRATINGLSMFNDRPCQSCDIIVQAERDLKLSIELLDVKLCMIGNHQLHNALTATCAALCLRDQGWKISDGSVRAGLENTCLVGRTQFLTSKQAELLGLPGATILVDGAHTKESAKALVDTIQMTFPQARLALVVAMAIDKDHLAFAKEFLSGRKLDSVILTEADVAGGKARVTPASLLRDRWIQASEELGIITVHNGMAEYREMFDDQLVTSLTVLEHKTLLAASKSFALSMKMAYQILRRVENQPGILVVTGSLHIVSSVLASLHELS; the protein is encoded by the exons ATGAAACTCTTAAAGCGTGCTACTCAATACACCACCACCACATTCTATTCTCCAACGAGTAGAggatatttcaaaaaattttcaattgggTCCAAAAGTTGCTTCTTTTCTACTTCCTCTGAGGAACCGGAGCTGATGCACTTTATGAATTACCTTGATTCTCTGAAAAACTTCGAAAAATCGGGCGTGCCCAAAGGAGCAGGTACGGATTCGGATGATGGGTTCGATTTAGGTCGTATGAACCGCCTTATGGACCGGCTTGGTAATCCTCACTCTAAGTTCAAG ACCGTTCACATCGCTGGGACCAAGGGAAAAGGATCAACAGCTGCTTTTCTCTCTAGTATTTTACGTGCAGAAGGGTATTCCGTTGGTTGTTATACTAG CCCACATATTAAAACGATCAGAGAGCGCATGAATGTGGGAAGATTGAATCGACCAGTTTCTGCAAAGGCCTTGAATTGTCTTTTCCATAAGATTAAGGGTGTTCTTGATGAGGCAATACGACTTGAAAATGGTTGCATCACTCATTTTGAG GTTCTCACTGCTATGGCATTTGCTCTATTTGCTCAGAACCATGTCGATATTGCAGTTATCGAG GCCGGGTTGGGAGGTGCCCGGGATGCAACAAATATCATTTCTAGCTCTGGACTTGCTGCATCAGTTATAACGACTATAGGTGAGGAACATACGGCAGCACTAGGTGGTTCTTTGGAAACTATTGCTATGGCTAAGTCAGGAATCATCAAATATGGTCGCCCA TTGGTTTTAGGGGGTCCATTTCTTCCACATATTGAGCATATTCTTCGCGATGAAGCATCATTGATGTGTTCTCAGGTGGTATCAGCATATGATGCTGGAATTAGAGCTACCATAAATGGTCTGAGTATGTTCAATGACAGACCCTGTCAATCTTGTGACATAATAGTACAAGCTGAGAGAGACTTGAAGCTG TCCATTGAGTTATTGGATGTAAAGCTGTGCATGATTGGAAATCACCAACTTCACAACGCATTGACTGCAACATGTGCAGCACTCTGCCTCCGTGATCAAG GGTGGAAAATCTCAGATGGGTCGGTCAGGGCGGGTTTAGAGAATACATGCTTGGTTGGAAGAACCCAATTTTTAACATCCAAGCAAGCCGAGTTATTAGGACTACCCGGAGCAACAATACTTGTCGATGGAG CTCACACGAAAGAATCTGCTAAAGCTTTGGTGGACACAATACAGATGACATTTCCACAGGCAAGATTGGCTCTCGTGGTTGCAATGGCCATTGACAAAGATCATTTAGCATTTGCAAAAGAATTTCTCTCCG GAAGGAAATTAGATTCTGTCATCCTAACAGAAGCTGATGTTGCTGGAGGGAAGGCTCGAGTAACTCCAGCTTCCTTGTTAAGGGATCGTTGGATCCAAGCTTCTGAAGAATTGGGAATCATTACTGTTCACAATGGAATGGCAGAATACCGAGAAATGTTTGATGATCAATTGGTTACATCTCTAACAGTGTTAGAACACAAAACCTTACTGGCTGCTTCAAAGTCGTTTGCACTATCAATGAAGATGGCATATCAGATTCTTAGAAGGGTAGAGAACCAACCAGGTATTCTTGTAGTCACGGGATCTCTACATATCGTCTCATCAGTATTGGCTTCACTTCATGAGTTAAGCTGA
- the LOC102611256 gene encoding dihydrofolate synthetase isoform X5 translates to MKLLKRATQYTTTTFYSPTSRGYFKKFSIGSKSCFFSTSSEEPELMHFMNYLDSLKNFEKSGVPKGAGTDSDDGFDLGRMNRLMDRLGNPHSKFKTVHIAGTKGKGSTAAFLSSILRAEGYSVGCYTSPHIKTIRERMNVGRLNRPVSAKALNCLFHKIKGVLDEAIRLENGCITHFEVLTAMAFALFAQNHVDIAVIEAGLGGARDATNIISSSGLAASVITTIGEEHTAALGGSLETIAMAKSGIIKYGRPLVLGGPFLPHIEHILRDEASLMCSQVVSAYDAGIRATINGLSMFNDRPCQSCDIIVQAERDLKLSIELLDVKLCMIGNHQLHNALTATCAALCLRDQGWKISDGSVRAGLENTCLVGRTQFLTSKQAELLGLPGATILVDGAHTKESAKALVDTIQMTFPQARLALVVAMAIDKDHLAFAKEFLSVGHIDIGKWVVSN, encoded by the exons ATGAAACTCTTAAAGCGTGCTACTCAATACACCACCACCACATTCTATTCTCCAACGAGTAGAggatatttcaaaaaattttcaattgggTCCAAAAGTTGCTTCTTTTCTACTTCCTCTGAGGAACCGGAGCTGATGCACTTTATGAATTACCTTGATTCTCTGAAAAACTTCGAAAAATCGGGCGTGCCCAAAGGAGCAGGTACGGATTCGGATGATGGGTTCGATTTAGGTCGTATGAACCGCCTTATGGACCGGCTTGGTAATCCTCACTCTAAGTTCAAG ACCGTTCACATCGCTGGGACCAAGGGAAAAGGATCAACAGCTGCTTTTCTCTCTAGTATTTTACGTGCAGAAGGGTATTCCGTTGGTTGTTATACTAG CCCACATATTAAAACGATCAGAGAGCGCATGAATGTGGGAAGATTGAATCGACCAGTTTCTGCAAAGGCCTTGAATTGTCTTTTCCATAAGATTAAGGGTGTTCTTGATGAGGCAATACGACTTGAAAATGGTTGCATCACTCATTTTGAG GTTCTCACTGCTATGGCATTTGCTCTATTTGCTCAGAACCATGTCGATATTGCAGTTATCGAG GCCGGGTTGGGAGGTGCCCGGGATGCAACAAATATCATTTCTAGCTCTGGACTTGCTGCATCAGTTATAACGACTATAGGTGAGGAACATACGGCAGCACTAGGTGGTTCTTTGGAAACTATTGCTATGGCTAAGTCAGGAATCATCAAATATGGTCGCCCA TTGGTTTTAGGGGGTCCATTTCTTCCACATATTGAGCATATTCTTCGCGATGAAGCATCATTGATGTGTTCTCAGGTGGTATCAGCATATGATGCTGGAATTAGAGCTACCATAAATGGTCTGAGTATGTTCAATGACAGACCCTGTCAATCTTGTGACATAATAGTACAAGCTGAGAGAGACTTGAAGCTG TCCATTGAGTTATTGGATGTAAAGCTGTGCATGATTGGAAATCACCAACTTCACAACGCATTGACTGCAACATGTGCAGCACTCTGCCTCCGTGATCAAG GGTGGAAAATCTCAGATGGGTCGGTCAGGGCGGGTTTAGAGAATACATGCTTGGTTGGAAGAACCCAATTTTTAACATCCAAGCAAGCCGAGTTATTAGGACTACCCGGAGCAACAATACTTGTCGATGGAG CTCACACGAAAGAATCTGCTAAAGCTTTGGTGGACACAATACAGATGACATTTCCACAGGCAAGATTGGCTCTCGTGGTTGCAATGGCCATTGACAAAGATCATTTAGCATTTGCAAAAGAATTTCTCTCCG TGGGTCATATCGACATAGGCAAGTGGGTGGTTTCTAACTGA
- the LOC102611734 gene encoding uncharacterized protein LOC102611734 — protein sequence MDDKTSIKSEMVECRKCSELESKCLELESEIEKKKTQFEKLEQKFKELEDEKNGIEEELKALKREKKGSEISLGVVDLTREGEGDGVAQLVVENKALESGMKRAENEAESLKKLKELESRVSNEALEGTPSKHIISMEREKEGASSESKPERGRQVRKNLAFEEDRSLGKKMAPSTPGGVRTASSGVIDICDSDDEPDVPHLLSIFGDKNIYISTDHPAEGTVGSDRETTPNESPKRAFFKYSYEENVETCNDSVPVVTPKRKQASNIVTSNTESDEDDVPICKLKRRNIQEIVPNLVSSEMKSCCVTVASPGDDNIENLVTPPRRRLRKGTGKFAGGKRSSSQTHETIGQQGIPATEDVEDDESEDAGSDSESENLNGFIVDDGTEDSDGDDASSGAQDDSDMDFDEILSRLNRTKDQNSEWELEADMLSAFGKDPELCMKAVCALYRQQTSEEKDCKGSLVYNSRGFSKFDAYRGTRLAEFLTDGDPQGELKKSVKELREYDPKGLELCRTFASRYSKQLFDICKNKEDPYFP from the exons ATGGATGACAAAACTAGTATAAAAAGTGAGATGGTTGAGTGTAGGAAGTGCAGTGAATTGGAGTCAAAATGCCTTGAACTTGAAtcagaaattgaaaagaagaaaacccAGTTTGAAAAACTCGAGCAAAAGTTCAAGGAATTGGAAGATGAGAAAAATGGGATTGAAGAAGAACTCAAGGCTTTGAAGAGGGAGAAGAAAGGAAGTGAAATTAGTCTAGGAGTTGTTGACTTGACTagagagggagagggagaTGGGGTGGCTCAGTTAGTGGTTGAGAATAAGGCATTGGAGAGTGGGATGAAAAGGGCTGAGAATGAAGCTGAGtctttgaagaagttgaaAGAGTTGGAGTCTAGGGTTTCGAATGAAGCACTCGAAG GAACACCTTCTAAACATATTATTTCTatggaaagagaaaaagaaggtGCCAGTTCAGAATCTAAACCAGAACGCGGTAGACAAGTCAGAAAAAATTTGGCATTTGAAGAAGATAGAAGTCTCGGCAAAAAGATGGCTCCATCAACGCCCGGTGGTGTTAGAACTGCTAGTTCTGGTGTAATTGATATATGCGACAGTGATGATGAGCCTGATGTTCCCCATCtcctttcaatttttggagataaaaacatttacatatCAACTGATCATCCAGCCGAAGGAACTGTGGGTAGTGACAGGGAAACTACACCTAATGAAAGTCCAAAGAGAGCTTTTTTTAAGTACAGCTATGAAGAAAATGTGGAGACCTGCAATGACAGTGTGCCAGTTGTTACtcccaaaagaaaacaagctTCTAATATTGTTACTAGCAACACAGAGAGCGATGAAGATGATGTCCCAATCTGTAAACTCAAGAGGAGGAATATTCAGGAAATAGTTCCTAATCTAGTAAGTTCTGAGATGAAAAGCTGCTGTGTGACAGTTGCTTCTCCTGGGGATGACAACATCGAGAATCTCGTAACTCCTCCAAGGCGGCGGCTAAGAAAAGGCACCGGAAAGTTTGCTGGAGGAAAAAGGTCCTCTAGCCAAACCCATGAAACTATAGGTCAACAAGGAATCCCTGCAACTGAGGATGTTGAAGATGATGAATCAGAAGATGCTGGGTCAGATAGTGAGAGTGAGAACTTGAATGGTTTTATTGTTGATGATGGCACTGAAGATTCTGATGGTGATGATGCTTCTAGTGGGGCCCAGGATGACTCAGACATGGACTTTGATGAGATTTTATCTAGACTTAACAGGACAAAAGATCAGAATTCAGAGTGGGAGTTAGAGGCAGACATGCTTTCAGCCTTCGGTAAGGATCCTGAACTGTGCATGAAGGCCGTATGTGCCCTCTATCGGCAGCAGACTTCTGAGGAAAAAGATTGTAAAGGATCTTTGGTCTACAATTCCCGTGGCTTCAGCAAATTTGATGCTTACAG GGGCACCAGGCTGGCAGAGTTCCTTACTGATGGAGACCCACAAGGTGAATTGAAAAAATCAGTCAAGGAGTTGCGAGAGTATGACCCCAAGGGACTTGAGCTTTGCAGAACATTTGCCAGTCGTTACTCCAAGCAACTGTTTGATATCTGTAAGAACAAAGAGGATCCCTATTTCCCTTGA
- the LOC102611256 gene encoding dihydrofolate synthetase isoform X1, which yields MKLLKRATQYTTTTFYSPTSRGYFKKFSIGSKSCFFSTSSEEPELMHFMNYLDSLKNFEKSGVPKGAGTDSDDGFDLGRMNRLMDRLGNPHSKFKTVHIAGTKGKGSTAAFLSSILRAEGYSVGCYTSPHIKTIRERMNVGRLNRPVSAKALNCLFHKIKGVLDEAIRLENGCITHFEVLTAMAFALFAQNHVDIAVIEAGLGGARDATNIISSSGLAASVITTIGEEHTAALGGSLETIAMAKSGIIKYGRPLVLGGPFLPHIEHILRDEASLMCSQVVSAYDAGIRATINGLSMFNDRPCQSCDIIVQAERDLKLSIELLDVKLCMIGNHQLHNALTATCAALCLRDQGWKISDGSVRAGLENTCLVGRTQFLTSKQAELLGLPGATILVDGGDFYSFVAHTKESAKALVDTIQMTFPQARLALVVAMAIDKDHLAFAKEFLSGRKLDSVILTEADVAGGKARVTPASLLRDRWIQASEELGIITVHNGMAEYREMFDDQLVTSLTVLEHKTLLAASKSFALSMKMAYQILRRVENQPGILVVTGSLHIVSSVLASLHELS from the exons ATGAAACTCTTAAAGCGTGCTACTCAATACACCACCACCACATTCTATTCTCCAACGAGTAGAggatatttcaaaaaattttcaattgggTCCAAAAGTTGCTTCTTTTCTACTTCCTCTGAGGAACCGGAGCTGATGCACTTTATGAATTACCTTGATTCTCTGAAAAACTTCGAAAAATCGGGCGTGCCCAAAGGAGCAGGTACGGATTCGGATGATGGGTTCGATTTAGGTCGTATGAACCGCCTTATGGACCGGCTTGGTAATCCTCACTCTAAGTTCAAG ACCGTTCACATCGCTGGGACCAAGGGAAAAGGATCAACAGCTGCTTTTCTCTCTAGTATTTTACGTGCAGAAGGGTATTCCGTTGGTTGTTATACTAG CCCACATATTAAAACGATCAGAGAGCGCATGAATGTGGGAAGATTGAATCGACCAGTTTCTGCAAAGGCCTTGAATTGTCTTTTCCATAAGATTAAGGGTGTTCTTGATGAGGCAATACGACTTGAAAATGGTTGCATCACTCATTTTGAG GTTCTCACTGCTATGGCATTTGCTCTATTTGCTCAGAACCATGTCGATATTGCAGTTATCGAG GCCGGGTTGGGAGGTGCCCGGGATGCAACAAATATCATTTCTAGCTCTGGACTTGCTGCATCAGTTATAACGACTATAGGTGAGGAACATACGGCAGCACTAGGTGGTTCTTTGGAAACTATTGCTATGGCTAAGTCAGGAATCATCAAATATGGTCGCCCA TTGGTTTTAGGGGGTCCATTTCTTCCACATATTGAGCATATTCTTCGCGATGAAGCATCATTGATGTGTTCTCAGGTGGTATCAGCATATGATGCTGGAATTAGAGCTACCATAAATGGTCTGAGTATGTTCAATGACAGACCCTGTCAATCTTGTGACATAATAGTACAAGCTGAGAGAGACTTGAAGCTG TCCATTGAGTTATTGGATGTAAAGCTGTGCATGATTGGAAATCACCAACTTCACAACGCATTGACTGCAACATGTGCAGCACTCTGCCTCCGTGATCAAG GGTGGAAAATCTCAGATGGGTCGGTCAGGGCGGGTTTAGAGAATACATGCTTGGTTGGAAGAACCCAATTTTTAACATCCAAGCAAGCCGAGTTATTAGGACTACCCGGAGCAACAATACTTGTCGATGGAGGTgacttttattcttttgttg CTCACACGAAAGAATCTGCTAAAGCTTTGGTGGACACAATACAGATGACATTTCCACAGGCAAGATTGGCTCTCGTGGTTGCAATGGCCATTGACAAAGATCATTTAGCATTTGCAAAAGAATTTCTCTCCG GAAGGAAATTAGATTCTGTCATCCTAACAGAAGCTGATGTTGCTGGAGGGAAGGCTCGAGTAACTCCAGCTTCCTTGTTAAGGGATCGTTGGATCCAAGCTTCTGAAGAATTGGGAATCATTACTGTTCACAATGGAATGGCAGAATACCGAGAAATGTTTGATGATCAATTGGTTACATCTCTAACAGTGTTAGAACACAAAACCTTACTGGCTGCTTCAAAGTCGTTTGCACTATCAATGAAGATGGCATATCAGATTCTTAGAAGGGTAGAGAACCAACCAGGTATTCTTGTAGTCACGGGATCTCTACATATCGTCTCATCAGTATTGGCTTCACTTCATGAGTTAAGCTGA
- the LOC102611256 gene encoding dihydrofolate synthetase isoform X4, with protein sequence MKLLKRATQYTTTTFYSPTSRGYFKKFSIGSKSCFFSTSSEEPELMHFMNYLDSLKNFEKSGVPKGAGTDSDDGFDLGRMNRLMDRLGNPHSKFKTVHIAGTKGKGSTAAFLSSILRAEGYSVGCYTSPHIKTIRERMNVGRLNRPVSAKALNCLFHKIKGVLDEAIRLENGCITHFEVLTAMAFALFAQNHVDIAVIEAGLGGARDATNIISSSGLAASVITTIGEEHTAALGGSLETIAMAKSGIIKYGRPLVLGGPFLPHIEHILRDEASLMCSQVVSAYDAGIRATINGLSMFNDRPCQSCDIIVQAERDLKLSIELLDVKLCMIGNHQLHNALTATCAALCLRDQGWKISDGSVRAGLENTCLVGRTQFLTSKQAELLGLPGATILVDGGDFYSFVAHTKESAKALVDTIQMTFPQARLALVVAMAIDKDHLAFAKEFLSVGHIDIGKWVVSN encoded by the exons ATGAAACTCTTAAAGCGTGCTACTCAATACACCACCACCACATTCTATTCTCCAACGAGTAGAggatatttcaaaaaattttcaattgggTCCAAAAGTTGCTTCTTTTCTACTTCCTCTGAGGAACCGGAGCTGATGCACTTTATGAATTACCTTGATTCTCTGAAAAACTTCGAAAAATCGGGCGTGCCCAAAGGAGCAGGTACGGATTCGGATGATGGGTTCGATTTAGGTCGTATGAACCGCCTTATGGACCGGCTTGGTAATCCTCACTCTAAGTTCAAG ACCGTTCACATCGCTGGGACCAAGGGAAAAGGATCAACAGCTGCTTTTCTCTCTAGTATTTTACGTGCAGAAGGGTATTCCGTTGGTTGTTATACTAG CCCACATATTAAAACGATCAGAGAGCGCATGAATGTGGGAAGATTGAATCGACCAGTTTCTGCAAAGGCCTTGAATTGTCTTTTCCATAAGATTAAGGGTGTTCTTGATGAGGCAATACGACTTGAAAATGGTTGCATCACTCATTTTGAG GTTCTCACTGCTATGGCATTTGCTCTATTTGCTCAGAACCATGTCGATATTGCAGTTATCGAG GCCGGGTTGGGAGGTGCCCGGGATGCAACAAATATCATTTCTAGCTCTGGACTTGCTGCATCAGTTATAACGACTATAGGTGAGGAACATACGGCAGCACTAGGTGGTTCTTTGGAAACTATTGCTATGGCTAAGTCAGGAATCATCAAATATGGTCGCCCA TTGGTTTTAGGGGGTCCATTTCTTCCACATATTGAGCATATTCTTCGCGATGAAGCATCATTGATGTGTTCTCAGGTGGTATCAGCATATGATGCTGGAATTAGAGCTACCATAAATGGTCTGAGTATGTTCAATGACAGACCCTGTCAATCTTGTGACATAATAGTACAAGCTGAGAGAGACTTGAAGCTG TCCATTGAGTTATTGGATGTAAAGCTGTGCATGATTGGAAATCACCAACTTCACAACGCATTGACTGCAACATGTGCAGCACTCTGCCTCCGTGATCAAG GGTGGAAAATCTCAGATGGGTCGGTCAGGGCGGGTTTAGAGAATACATGCTTGGTTGGAAGAACCCAATTTTTAACATCCAAGCAAGCCGAGTTATTAGGACTACCCGGAGCAACAATACTTGTCGATGGAGGTgacttttattcttttgttg CTCACACGAAAGAATCTGCTAAAGCTTTGGTGGACACAATACAGATGACATTTCCACAGGCAAGATTGGCTCTCGTGGTTGCAATGGCCATTGACAAAGATCATTTAGCATTTGCAAAAGAATTTCTCTCCG TGGGTCATATCGACATAGGCAAGTGGGTGGTTTCTAACTGA